In the Deferribacter desulfuricans SSM1 genome, GCTGCTGGGGTTCCTAATATTACAATTTTTGGAAAAACGTGGGATTTACATGTAACTGAAGCATTAAAAATTACTTTAGAACAAAATTTAGAAATTATTTACGATTCTATACAGTATCTTAAAAAGAGAGTTGATACTGTTTTTTATGATGCAGAACACTTCTTTGATGGTTTTAAAGCCAACAGCGAATACGCTATAAAAACATTGCAGGCAGCTAAAGAAGCTGGTGCAGATTGTTTAGTTTTGTGTGATACAAATGGCGGGACAATGCCTGATGAACTTGTTGATATTATAGAGATAGTTAAAAAAGAGATTGGAGATTATCCGTTAGGGATTCATTGCCACAATGATAGTGATTGTGCTGTGGCAAATTCTTGTTTAGCTGTAAAACACGGTATTGTCCATGTTCAGGGGACAATTAACGGTTATGGCGAAAGATGCGGAAATGCAAATCTTTGTTCTGTAATACCTAACTTACAGCTTAAATACGGATATAAATGTGTAACTCCTGAGCAATTAAGAAAGCTTAAAGAAGTATCAAGGTTTGTAAATGAACTTGGTAATCTAAAACACAATATTCATCAACCTTACGTTGGTCGGTCTGCTTTTGCTCACAAAGGTGGTGTTCATGTTAGTGCAATACTTAAAAACTCTAAAACTTATGAACATATAGAACCAGAATTAGTTGGTAACAAACAAAGAGTGTTATTATCAGACTTAAGCGGTAAAAGTAACCTTATTTATAAAGCAAAAGATTTTGGTCTTGATATTGATCCAAAAGATGAAAGACTTAGTGATTTGTTACAACAATTAAAAGAGCTTGAAAATAAAGGATTTCAATTTGAAGGTGCCGAAGCATCTTTCGAATTACTAGTTAGAAAAGCCATTGGTAATTTTCAAAAATTCTTTGATCTTCTCAGTTTTAGGGTAATAGATGAAAAAAGGAGTGCATTGGAGCCACCTTTTGCAGAAGCCACTGTTATGTTGAGGGTAGGTGGAGAAATTGAGCATACAGCTGCAATTGGAAATGGCCCTGTAAATGCTCTGGACAACGCTTTAAGAAAAGCATTAGAAAAGTTTTATCCAAACTTAAGAACTATGCAACTTGTTGACTATAAAGTAAGAATCTTGACAGGAAAAGATGGAACAAAAGCTTTAACAAGGGTTTTAATTGAATCAAAAGATGACAAAGATACCTGGGGAACAGTTGGTGTTGCCCACAATATTATTGATGCAAGTTATCAAGCATTAGTAGACTCTATTGAGTACAAACTTTTTAAAGACGCTTACAAATAAAATTAAGGGGCTTCTGCCCCTTTATTTTATTTAAAATATTAAATCTAACCATGCAATTCCAACTAATAGTGTTATTATTGTAACAACAATACCTATTTTAAAAAACTGCATAAA is a window encoding:
- the cimA gene encoding citramalate synthase; translation: MSREIILYDTTLRDGTQAEDVNFTVPDKVRIAEKLVDFGIHYIEGGWPGSNPRDIEFFQAVKKSRVPIDHIAAFGSTRRAKKSCDDDEIFQALLAAGVPNITIFGKTWDLHVTEALKITLEQNLEIIYDSIQYLKKRVDTVFYDAEHFFDGFKANSEYAIKTLQAAKEAGADCLVLCDTNGGTMPDELVDIIEIVKKEIGDYPLGIHCHNDSDCAVANSCLAVKHGIVHVQGTINGYGERCGNANLCSVIPNLQLKYGYKCVTPEQLRKLKEVSRFVNELGNLKHNIHQPYVGRSAFAHKGGVHVSAILKNSKTYEHIEPELVGNKQRVLLSDLSGKSNLIYKAKDFGLDIDPKDERLSDLLQQLKELENKGFQFEGAEASFELLVRKAIGNFQKFFDLLSFRVIDEKRSALEPPFAEATVMLRVGGEIEHTAAIGNGPVNALDNALRKALEKFYPNLRTMQLVDYKVRILTGKDGTKALTRVLIESKDDKDTWGTVGVAHNIIDASYQALVDSIEYKLFKDAYK